In Leptospira harrisiae, the following proteins share a genomic window:
- a CDS encoding Ig-like domain-containing protein, which yields MVTRLFVIFVFLLEISCSQLLDNAEGPFDFLPATSLLPASTPPRIILADPADGSLGISPDTKISILFSEEMNQTFTQSGFSLIRDGSAVGGTFSWIGNLMVFSPNNKLSDPGMYIFSIGKSKAESVGGVNLLDDYRSRFSYSTDLNKPKVTQTVPANGDVGVSPNSLVTVKFDKPMDKLSVFGAVSLSPSVEFDIPNTVISDNDQTFQFIPKYPLNFGTVYSLSVATTARDKSGNDLSSAQNVVFTVGDDLVSPDLISIATLSVANFIANEIQVQTGFNRDDVFTLIFNEPVQPIPLAGAIRITPSKNYNLKQISPTNFEIRFLEPLDPVTIYNLTISDAVVDFQNNRLRKSYNYNIKTLGDSTQKIFLLGIYSDAAFLNELRDYQLNIISPPLTPCAALANECDQNLYFRFCYGESFATCSLTLPANGQLLLSSLRLTVRREFGQAIGVCQEYFENPVNATPAPLAPNITAFGTVAKCLDKGSTYSITVKGGSSGIKDNHGNIMDSDRTILIRFPNI from the coding sequence ATGGTAACTAGACTATTTGTTATTTTTGTTTTTTTATTGGAAATATCTTGTAGCCAGTTGTTAGACAATGCGGAAGGTCCTTTCGATTTTTTACCGGCAACATCTCTATTACCGGCTTCGACACCGCCTAGGATCATCCTTGCTGATCCAGCCGATGGTTCGCTTGGAATTTCCCCCGACACAAAAATATCCATTTTGTTTTCAGAGGAAATGAATCAAACTTTCACTCAGTCGGGTTTTAGTTTGATTCGAGATGGTTCGGCAGTGGGGGGAACTTTCTCCTGGATCGGAAACTTAATGGTTTTTTCACCCAACAATAAGTTATCAGATCCTGGAATGTATATTTTTAGTATTGGAAAGTCCAAAGCGGAGTCTGTTGGTGGAGTAAATTTATTGGATGACTACAGGTCTCGATTTAGTTATTCTACAGACTTAAATAAACCAAAAGTGACTCAGACAGTTCCGGCAAATGGGGATGTAGGAGTTTCACCTAATTCGTTAGTAACGGTAAAATTTGACAAACCTATGGACAAATTGTCCGTATTTGGTGCCGTTTCCCTAAGTCCATCCGTTGAGTTTGACATTCCCAATACAGTGATTTCCGACAACGACCAAACATTTCAATTCATCCCTAAATATCCGCTAAACTTTGGAACAGTATACTCGCTCAGTGTTGCTACAACAGCACGTGATAAAAGTGGAAACGATCTTTCTTCAGCCCAGAATGTTGTATTTACAGTAGGGGATGATTTGGTATCTCCTGATTTAATTTCAATTGCAACACTATCGGTAGCAAACTTTATTGCTAATGAGATACAAGTCCAAACAGGATTTAATCGAGATGACGTGTTTACCTTAATATTTAATGAACCAGTCCAGCCAATCCCCTTGGCAGGAGCCATTAGAATTACACCTTCGAAAAATTATAACCTAAAACAAATATCTCCAACAAATTTTGAAATTCGATTTTTGGAACCTTTAGATCCAGTGACAATTTATAATTTAACAATCAGTGATGCTGTGGTAGATTTTCAAAACAATCGGTTAAGGAAGTCGTATAATTATAACATAAAAACACTCGGAGATTCCACGCAAAAAATATTTCTACTTGGAATCTATTCAGACGCTGCCTTCCTAAACGAACTCCGTGATTATCAATTAAACATAATATCCCCACCGCTTACACCTTGTGCAGCATTAGCTAATGAATGCGATCAAAATTTATACTTTAGATTCTGTTACGGTGAGAGTTTCGCAACTTGTAGCTTGACTTTGCCAGCGAATGGTCAACTTCTATTAAGTTCTCTGCGCCTTACTGTAAGACGGGAGTTTGGCCAGGCAATTGGGGTTTGCCAAGAATACTTTGAAAATCCAGTGAATGCAACTCCGGCTCCTCTGGCACCAAACATCACTGCGTTTGGTACCGTTGCCAAATGTTTAGACAAGGGCTCAACCTATTCCATAACGGTTAAGGGTGGGAGCTCTGGGATCAAAGACAATCATGGGAATATAATGGACTCTGACAGAACTATTTTAATTAGATTTCCTAATATATAA
- a CDS encoding efflux RND transporter permease subunit, whose product MNNLLVIIVKRKITVTMFVVALLGFGIASYRNLKYELMPKKESNILSIITRYPGNSPSRIEELITKPIEKQIVGVGGVEKILSSSEEGESKITIFFNSEEPIKYKSVELKSKVELVRYNFPREVEEPYVVRFNPEDKPVFTIRLTSKVLSLKELREISEKKLKTILERIPGVGEVIVIGGRYREIRVDVDKGRLLSTGLTPSHVMDEIRNINRDIYLGKLINSPENENELRLKNRIESIQDLRNINFVVGKTRKVVHITDISEIYDGERDLSDLSREKGAENVSIQIKKNSSANILEVCRLLEQEVTNFEYPNIAFEIAYNQSKYISAALDSVSSSGLVGALACSLIVFFFLKDLRYTIIISITIPIAVILSFVILDSLEKSLNIMTLAGLALGVGVLIDSSIVVIERINSNISNHVSDPIFLSIEELWKELLASSVTNIIVFIPLLYASADFKNNFLDLATSITACILIAYFLSLIFVPMLCSVVPEKWNFLSADFFDQKKTPLASLLSIKEQYSFSIPFHRFKLTHPKMVSLLIIISLGFVFMFFIRKEYVDFAGSREIMGSVELPTGTNLEATSRSVKLIEELISKNPYVEKVSTKVEKWHADLSIKLKKDLAGNSPDDIKNQLRSTTDEVKGVFVYYIDANAFGSNKELDIDLIGDDLEELKKLSREVADSVKELKETDQVVFRFRDGKEEIQLSLRQDKVALAGLTNQFISDFARTALQGSIPTKIFDRDREVDIRVRFRADDRRSVDDLTYSLIPVNDSKVSLIDLLETKRTKSDTRINRKNKRRMVTITANFKDISLSEYAEKAEAKLKVFPFPQNYYYDLGDAVKKLRKNQIEMFGFILFAVGLIYGTLAILFQSLRISFPIMLMVPINIAATTFFLFIFRQTYNVSTYIGFILLAGLSINNAIMIIENALRNESSIPFPEKMKMAVINRKRAMRMTTLTTIFALIPGIFGSNEGSEFWRPMSLAVIFGMSFSYVSAIEIFPSLANFFVNFKLLVPRLSIRKSI is encoded by the coding sequence TTGAACAACCTTCTTGTTATCATTGTTAAAAGAAAAATAACAGTAACAATGTTCGTTGTAGCTTTGTTAGGTTTTGGCATTGCTTCGTATAGAAACTTAAAATACGAATTAATGCCAAAAAAAGAATCAAATATTTTATCTATTATAACTCGATATCCCGGAAATTCACCCTCTAGAATAGAAGAACTCATTACTAAGCCAATTGAAAAACAAATTGTGGGAGTTGGTGGTGTTGAGAAGATCCTATCAAGTTCTGAAGAAGGAGAGTCAAAAATCACAATTTTTTTTAATTCCGAAGAGCCTATTAAATATAAATCAGTCGAACTAAAATCAAAAGTCGAGTTAGTAAGGTATAACTTCCCAAGAGAAGTAGAAGAACCTTATGTCGTTAGGTTTAATCCGGAAGATAAGCCTGTATTCACCATCCGATTAACTTCGAAGGTTCTAAGTCTTAAGGAACTTAGAGAAATTTCAGAAAAAAAATTGAAAACAATTCTCGAAAGAATTCCTGGAGTGGGCGAAGTCATCGTGATCGGAGGGCGGTACAGAGAGATTCGTGTTGATGTCGATAAAGGAAGATTATTGTCAACCGGGTTAACTCCCAGTCATGTGATGGATGAAATTAGAAACATCAATCGAGACATCTATTTGGGGAAATTAATTAATTCTCCCGAAAATGAAAATGAATTGAGGTTAAAAAATAGGATCGAGTCAATTCAAGACTTACGCAATATTAATTTTGTCGTAGGTAAAACTCGGAAAGTGGTCCATATAACAGATATTAGTGAAATTTATGATGGTGAGCGTGATTTATCGGATTTGAGTAGAGAGAAGGGGGCTGAAAATGTTAGCATACAAATTAAAAAAAACAGTAGTGCGAATATTTTAGAAGTTTGTAGACTTTTGGAACAAGAAGTAACAAACTTTGAATACCCTAATATTGCATTTGAGATTGCATATAACCAGTCAAAATACATTTCAGCAGCTCTAGATTCGGTTTCTTCTTCTGGATTGGTAGGTGCTCTGGCTTGCAGTTTAATAGTTTTCTTTTTTTTAAAGGATTTGCGATATACAATCATCATATCCATTACGATTCCTATTGCTGTTATTTTATCTTTTGTTATTCTAGATTCGCTTGAGAAATCATTAAATATAATGACATTAGCGGGTCTTGCTTTAGGTGTTGGGGTTCTCATTGATAGTTCAATTGTAGTAATCGAACGGATTAACTCTAATATTTCGAATCATGTTTCAGATCCAATTTTTTTATCAATAGAAGAATTATGGAAAGAACTACTTGCTTCTTCTGTCACAAATATAATTGTTTTTATTCCGTTGTTATATGCGTCTGCTGATTTTAAAAATAATTTTTTAGATCTTGCAACTTCTATTACTGCATGTATTCTAATCGCTTATTTTCTTTCGTTAATTTTCGTACCGATGCTTTGCAGTGTTGTGCCAGAAAAATGGAATTTTCTAAGTGCTGATTTTTTTGATCAGAAGAAAACGCCGTTGGCTTCTCTTTTGTCTATTAAAGAGCAATATAGTTTTTCTATCCCATTTCATCGATTTAAATTGACCCATCCAAAAATGGTTTCTTTATTAATAATCATTTCTTTGGGATTTGTTTTTATGTTCTTCATTCGTAAAGAGTATGTGGATTTTGCCGGCAGTCGTGAGATAATGGGAAGTGTTGAACTACCAACAGGAACAAATCTTGAAGCCACGAGTAGAAGTGTTAAGTTAATCGAAGAATTGATTTCCAAAAATCCCTATGTCGAAAAGGTCTCTACCAAAGTAGAAAAATGGCATGCTGACTTATCAATTAAATTAAAGAAAGATCTTGCTGGGAATTCTCCTGATGATATTAAGAATCAGCTGAGAAGCACAACAGACGAGGTAAAGGGCGTTTTTGTTTACTATATAGATGCAAATGCTTTTGGTTCCAATAAGGAGTTGGACATTGATTTAATCGGCGATGATCTAGAAGAATTAAAGAAACTTTCAAGAGAAGTCGCAGACTCTGTGAAAGAACTTAAAGAAACTGACCAAGTGGTTTTTCGATTTCGAGATGGTAAAGAAGAGATCCAATTGAGTTTGCGACAAGATAAAGTTGCTTTAGCTGGATTGACCAATCAGTTTATTTCAGACTTTGCTCGTACAGCATTACAAGGTTCAATACCGACTAAAATTTTTGATCGAGATCGCGAAGTGGATATACGTGTAAGATTTAGGGCTGACGATCGGCGATCCGTAGACGATCTTACTTATTCCTTGATCCCAGTGAATGATTCAAAAGTTTCTCTCATTGATTTACTAGAGACAAAACGAACAAAATCGGATACACGAATCAATCGGAAAAATAAAAGAAGAATGGTTACGATTACCGCAAATTTTAAAGACATTAGTTTGTCGGAATATGCGGAAAAAGCCGAAGCAAAGTTGAAAGTTTTTCCATTCCCGCAGAACTATTACTATGATTTGGGTGATGCAGTTAAAAAACTAAGAAAAAACCAAATTGAGATGTTTGGTTTTATTTTATTTGCTGTTGGCTTGATTTATGGAACACTTGCTATTTTGTTTCAATCTTTACGGATTAGTTTTCCTATCATGTTAATGGTTCCTATTAATATTGCCGCAACTACATTTTTCCTCTTTATATTTAGACAAACTTATAATGTTTCAACTTATATAGGTTTTATATTATTGGCAGGTTTATCTATTAACAATGCGATCATGATCATTGAGAATGCACTTAGAAATGAAAGTTCCATTCCATTTCCAGAGAAAATGAAAATGGCTGTTATTAATCGGAAGAGGGCGATGCGAATGACTACTCTGACTACAATATTCGCATTGATTCCCGGAATTTTTGGTTCAAACGAGGGCTCCGAGTTTTGGCGACCCATGTCTTTGGCAGTAATATTCGGAATGAGCTTTAGTTATGTATCTGCAATCGAGATTTTCCCTTCGCTTGCCAATTTTTTTGTTAACTTCAAACTATTGGTCCCAAGGCTGTCCATCAGAAAGTCCATTTAA
- a CDS encoding efflux RND transporter permease subunit — MVKYFLRKTVTTTVCLVFILGIGAISFSKLKIELFPNITIPTITILTTYPNASIEEMELLVSKPIEEVVASAEGVDETFSETLEGMSIVKVRFRWGTDVDLATVLIREKLDLVKGALPIDVKKPIVLKFDPNDKPIVRIVAFPKSSDFKILRNFIKKNLIPIFEKTDGVATITLSGGLERRILVELDANRMKSYSVTPNEIQRQIASNNENIPSGNIIRGEDEVTVRTMGAFLNVGEIENLILKTSESGAPVYLNNVASVKDSFKDQTSICRRNLSECILVDVRKESGKNTVEVARNIQEVITEINDRFSDILELEIVEDRSDLILSSVKDVASSIILSVVICFIILTIFTGSWVEAILITFSVPTSILVSFICMHFIGQSLNLMSLGGLAVGVGLMVDSSIVVLESIHKEKKNSKDEHLAIEIGASKIAFALVISNLTSIVVFLPNFYLNGLEGIIFKDFALSVCICLASSLMVSLVFLPFFNKMISSKFKNNDRLMNISKNLIIKIEATYVFFLKMFLEKPKVVLMVAFGSLLFAALLASIISVNLMPKVQRLDLNIKLTLPNGTRIQKTSEVVQNIEKLAILVDENADVLSKLGFEEKELTMFPTSEFGLNRAEIFFRFSSFSKKDQFIERLKEMDDEQQKIKIISSSDILSEVLPFSFEQVSVVVTGGNYNDINAEILKLKIKLKEIFSSKEIQTSFDQELNEVRITFDRNRLASFGLRTSDVGDSLKTIVKGDETIFYKVKDEEIPILIRSGQEGRTGIDKLKDIHFEVDENKYVPLKDFAFIESRKSSRILNRQNGKRIGFLAMEIDDQSISSAYNKVGDAVGVGNLNENGTSIAFGENKKILDVAVNGLGIALLFSIILVYMTLAAAMESFLLPLLILFSIFLAAFGVVASLFIFNESINMMSLLGSILLAGIVVNNAILIVEFYRDEKTKFKNTEKLIVEGAKDRLIPILTTTLTSILGLLPLLFSFSGSTSQRSLAASIFGGLIFSTVISLFFIPIISKVMIEKGLMEK, encoded by the coding sequence ATGGTAAAATACTTTCTTCGCAAGACGGTTACTACTACTGTTTGCCTGGTTTTTATTCTTGGAATTGGAGCCATCAGTTTTTCGAAACTGAAGATTGAGTTATTTCCAAATATCACCATTCCTACGATTACCATTCTAACTACCTATCCGAACGCATCAATTGAGGAGATGGAACTCCTCGTTTCGAAGCCAATCGAAGAAGTAGTGGCCTCAGCAGAGGGAGTGGACGAAACCTTCTCGGAAACATTGGAAGGAATGTCAATCGTGAAGGTACGATTTCGTTGGGGAACAGATGTAGATCTCGCAACAGTCCTCATCCGAGAAAAGTTAGACTTAGTAAAAGGTGCATTGCCGATCGATGTCAAAAAACCGATTGTTTTAAAGTTTGACCCCAATGACAAACCAATTGTTAGAATCGTAGCGTTTCCTAAATCTAGCGATTTCAAAATCCTACGCAATTTCATAAAAAAAAATCTTATACCTATCTTTGAAAAAACGGATGGAGTTGCAACCATCACCTTATCCGGGGGCTTAGAAAGACGGATATTAGTTGAATTGGATGCAAATCGAATGAAGTCCTATTCGGTCACTCCAAACGAAATCCAAAGACAAATTGCATCCAATAATGAGAATATCCCTTCCGGAAATATCATCAGAGGAGAGGATGAGGTGACTGTCCGAACCATGGGTGCATTTTTGAACGTTGGTGAGATAGAAAACTTAATTCTTAAAACTTCCGAATCAGGGGCTCCGGTTTATCTTAATAATGTTGCAAGTGTTAAGGATTCGTTCAAAGACCAAACAAGTATTTGTCGTAGAAATTTATCTGAATGTATTCTCGTTGATGTTCGCAAGGAATCCGGAAAAAACACAGTTGAGGTTGCGCGAAATATTCAAGAAGTCATTACCGAAATTAATGACCGGTTTTCTGATATTTTGGAATTGGAAATTGTAGAAGATAGGTCAGATCTAATCTTATCTTCGGTTAAAGATGTAGCTAGTTCGATTATTCTTTCAGTAGTTATATGTTTTATTATCCTTACTATTTTTACAGGCTCGTGGGTAGAAGCAATCCTTATTACTTTTTCAGTTCCAACATCAATACTCGTTTCTTTTATTTGTATGCACTTTATCGGTCAGTCCTTGAACTTAATGTCGTTAGGTGGACTCGCCGTTGGAGTTGGTTTGATGGTCGATTCATCAATCGTTGTTTTAGAGTCCATTCATAAAGAAAAAAAGAATTCAAAGGATGAACACCTAGCAATTGAAATTGGTGCGTCAAAAATTGCATTTGCTTTAGTAATTTCGAACCTAACTTCCATCGTTGTTTTTCTACCAAATTTTTATCTCAATGGTTTGGAAGGAATTATCTTTAAAGATTTTGCACTCAGTGTTTGTATTTGTTTGGCGTCATCTTTGATGGTTTCTTTAGTGTTTCTTCCTTTTTTCAATAAAATGATTTCATCAAAATTTAAGAATAATGATCGTTTGATGAATATTAGTAAAAACTTAATCATTAAGATCGAAGCTACATATGTGTTCTTTTTGAAAATGTTTTTAGAGAAGCCGAAAGTTGTTTTAATGGTTGCTTTTGGTTCTCTTTTGTTTGCTGCGCTCCTTGCTTCTATCATTTCGGTCAATCTTATGCCAAAAGTCCAACGTTTGGATCTAAACATTAAACTTACTTTACCAAATGGTACACGTATCCAGAAAACATCGGAAGTTGTCCAGAATATTGAGAAGTTAGCTATTCTCGTTGATGAAAATGCAGATGTTCTTTCTAAACTCGGGTTTGAGGAAAAAGAATTAACTATGTTTCCAACTTCCGAATTCGGTTTAAACCGTGCGGAGATTTTTTTTAGGTTTAGTAGTTTTTCCAAAAAAGACCAATTCATCGAACGATTGAAAGAAATGGATGATGAGCAACAGAAAATTAAAATCATATCATCCTCAGATATTTTATCAGAAGTGTTACCTTTTTCATTTGAACAAGTCTCTGTTGTTGTTACAGGTGGGAATTATAATGATATCAATGCAGAAATTCTAAAATTAAAAATTAAACTAAAAGAGATTTTTAGTTCAAAAGAAATTCAAACATCATTCGATCAAGAATTAAATGAAGTTAGAATTACGTTTGATAGAAACCGACTGGCTTCGTTTGGACTTCGAACGTCTGATGTGGGGGATTCTTTAAAAACAATAGTCAAAGGCGATGAAACTATTTTTTATAAAGTAAAAGATGAAGAGATACCAATTTTAATTCGCTCTGGACAAGAGGGAAGAACCGGAATTGACAAACTAAAAGACATTCACTTTGAGGTGGATGAAAACAAATATGTGCCTTTAAAAGATTTTGCATTTATTGAATCTAGAAAATCAAGTCGAATTCTCAATCGCCAAAATGGGAAACGAATTGGATTTCTTGCTATGGAAATTGACGACCAAAGTATCTCCAGTGCTTATAATAAGGTGGGAGATGCTGTAGGAGTCGGGAATTTAAATGAAAATGGTACATCCATAGCGTTTGGCGAAAACAAAAAGATTTTGGATGTCGCAGTGAATGGCTTAGGGATTGCTTTGCTGTTTTCGATTATTTTAGTTTATATGACCCTTGCCGCAGCAATGGAAAGTTTTTTGTTGCCGTTGTTAATTTTATTTTCCATTTTTCTCGCAGCATTTGGTGTAGTTGCCTCTCTTTTTATTTTCAATGAATCGATTAATATGATGTCACTACTTGGTTCCATTCTTTTGGCAGGGATCGTTGTCAATAATGCGATATTAATAGTAGAATTTTATAGAGATGAAAAAACAAAATTTAAAAATACGGAAAAGTTGATTGTTGAAGGTGCCAAAGATAGGTTAATTCCAATTCTAACAACTACACTTACGTCGATTCTTGGATTACTCCCGTTGTTGTTTTCTTTTAGTGGTTCAACTTCTCAGAGGTCTTTGGCTGCCTCAATTTTTGGAGGACTCATATTCTCAACTGTAATCAGTTTATTTTTTATACCTATTATTAGTAAGGTTATGATAGAAAAAGGACTAATGGAGAAATAG
- a CDS encoding TolC family protein → MIIPISIILPQAGEKLYLDVRKSEDVAIENSPELKLLGSQQRIKGLIVNENWRNYFPTASVSWFRNSNVVENESDSRSQRVSLNLDQVIYDGGRRKLALQAAMHDLDLSKYDLLLSINDLKFKTRNAYYTILSNKAQLELQERSIERQKEQLKFAQRELKLGDTTEVQVLQISNRLNEIQLQHKRTEIAYSTGLEEFKILLRLPSSSEVNLKDRIEDGYDFQFKTISEKDLVDLAFRSRVEFDRTKAAELQALSEHEIAKSYYIPTFSVGSYYASAGDRYEPRQREYGFNFKMSMALGANTVQDTSNYISRNQDTDRALTSSTTVGIYDNLQYKRKIAQSGIAAEQAKITRRQLDDIIRIEVHKALHNYNVTWESMLLADENADSFDKRLKIKQRQVEIGEVRRVDLAETEIFYLEAQKAKINTRVQFLLSVSQLEMAVGASLDSLNLIMQKKGKDE, encoded by the coding sequence ATGATTATTCCGATTTCAATCATTCTACCTCAAGCCGGAGAAAAACTTTATCTTGATGTGAGAAAATCTGAAGATGTAGCAATTGAAAACTCGCCAGAGCTAAAGCTACTTGGGAGCCAACAAAGAATTAAAGGACTCATAGTCAATGAAAACTGGAGAAATTACTTTCCAACTGCTTCGGTTTCATGGTTTCGAAACTCAAATGTTGTTGAAAACGAGTCGGACAGCCGCTCCCAACGTGTTTCGTTAAATTTAGATCAAGTTATATATGATGGTGGCAGAAGAAAGTTGGCTCTACAGGCTGCCATGCATGACCTTGATCTTTCTAAATACGATTTGTTACTCTCAATTAATGATTTGAAGTTTAAAACTCGAAATGCTTATTATACTATACTTAGCAATAAAGCACAATTAGAGTTGCAAGAAAGGTCGATTGAACGACAAAAAGAACAGTTGAAATTTGCACAAAGAGAACTTAAATTAGGTGACACAACAGAAGTGCAAGTTTTGCAGATTTCAAATCGATTGAATGAGATCCAACTCCAACACAAACGAACAGAAATTGCTTACAGTACAGGGCTAGAAGAGTTTAAAATTTTACTACGGTTGCCCAGTTCTTCAGAAGTTAACCTAAAAGATAGAATTGAAGATGGTTATGATTTTCAATTCAAAACAATATCTGAAAAAGATTTGGTAGACTTAGCATTTCGCTCAAGAGTAGAATTTGATAGGACTAAAGCTGCCGAATTACAAGCTTTATCAGAACATGAAATTGCAAAATCGTATTATATACCAACTTTTTCAGTAGGAAGTTATTATGCATCCGCAGGAGACCGGTATGAGCCCAGACAAAGGGAATATGGTTTTAATTTTAAAATGAGTATGGCTCTAGGAGCAAATACCGTCCAGGATACTTCGAACTATATTTCTCGAAATCAAGATACAGACCGTGCTCTCACCTCCTCTACAACGGTTGGAATCTACGATAATTTACAGTATAAAAGAAAAATTGCTCAATCAGGAATCGCCGCTGAACAAGCAAAAATAACAAGAAGACAATTGGATGATATTATACGTATTGAAGTGCACAAGGCATTGCATAACTATAATGTTACTTGGGAATCCATGTTATTAGCTGATGAAAATGCTGACTCATTTGATAAGCGCCTAAAAATCAAACAAAGACAGGTTGAAATTGGCGAAGTGAGACGTGTGGATTTAGCCGAGACTGAGATATTTTATTTAGAAGCACAAAAAGCAAAAATTAATACTCGAGTTCAGTTTCTCCTCTCAGTATCACAATTGGAAATGGCAGTAGGAGCCAGTTTAGACTCATTAAATTTAATTATGCAAAAAAAAGGGAAAGATGAATAA
- a CDS encoding efflux RND transporter periplasmic adaptor subunit translates to MNNLRIILAISLLVINYCSDNKNEAAKKKKTTNRSVYTLEQSDKELTINLLGTVSHKNKAEVSSKVIGRIEKIFKEQGQKVNKGEALAKVETLNLELQLKKDEASVEIQNKQIDLTRAKYIQARQRIEKEVANIEKAKAEEAEAKANLENLKRTLNNKKDLFEIGGVSETELKGVETAMVSAETAYFKAQKNLLSIQVGYRPEDLKKNGFKVPTNPEALREAYVDYNTIVEKAELDMAIANLKATQANIETTKLLIKESTLLSPLDGKIAVRSLYVGETTKEGTPVFVLVDDSEVFLTFPVSEADVPKFQEGKYIEFSIDALGKEKKFKGKIVIVSPILDAQSRTAEIKVEFKNEGKKLKPGMFARGEFRYTLPDDGFLIPNNGIILSEDKKTGKVFIINKDKLAFSKEVSVISNEGDKFLITGPLNEGDSIVLGNLNGLSDGQPWDQ, encoded by the coding sequence ATGAATAATTTAAGAATAATTTTGGCAATCAGTTTACTCGTAATCAATTATTGCTCTGATAATAAAAATGAAGCTGCAAAAAAAAAGAAAACCACCAATCGATCAGTTTATACCTTAGAACAATCGGACAAGGAACTTACAATAAATCTTTTAGGTACTGTTTCTCACAAAAACAAGGCAGAAGTAAGTTCAAAAGTGATTGGAAGAATTGAAAAAATATTCAAGGAACAAGGACAAAAGGTAAATAAAGGAGAAGCTTTAGCAAAGGTTGAGACATTGAACCTTGAGTTACAGCTAAAAAAAGACGAGGCGTCTGTTGAAATTCAAAACAAACAAATAGATCTTACTAGAGCAAAATATATCCAAGCAAGACAACGGATTGAAAAAGAAGTTGCCAATATTGAAAAAGCAAAAGCTGAAGAAGCAGAAGCAAAAGCAAATTTAGAAAACTTAAAAAGAACTTTAAACAATAAAAAAGATCTATTTGAAATTGGCGGTGTCTCTGAAACAGAACTGAAAGGTGTTGAAACAGCGATGGTATCAGCTGAGACAGCATATTTTAAAGCACAAAAGAATTTACTTTCAATTCAAGTGGGTTATAGACCAGAAGATCTCAAAAAAAATGGGTTCAAAGTCCCAACCAATCCTGAGGCTCTTCGCGAAGCATACGTAGATTATAATACCATTGTAGAAAAAGCCGAGCTTGATATGGCAATCGCAAACCTAAAGGCCACTCAAGCAAATATCGAAACTACAAAATTACTGATCAAAGAATCAACTCTACTCTCTCCTTTAGATGGGAAAATAGCTGTACGCAGTTTATATGTAGGTGAAACAACGAAAGAAGGAACACCAGTGTTTGTTTTAGTTGATGATTCGGAAGTCTTTTTGACATTCCCTGTAAGTGAAGCAGATGTACCGAAATTTCAAGAAGGCAAATATATCGAATTCTCCATAGATGCTTTGGGCAAAGAAAAAAAATTTAAAGGTAAAATCGTAATCGTATCACCGATCCTTGATGCACAAAGTAGGACAGCTGAAATTAAAGTTGAATTCAAAAACGAAGGAAAAAAATTAAAACCTGGTATGTTTGCTAGAGGAGAATTTCGTTATACTCTTCCGGATGACGGCTTTTTAATTCCTAACAACGGAATCATTCTCTCTGAAGATAAAAAAACTGGAAAAGTATTCATCATCAATAAAGATAAACTTGCATTTAGTAAAGAAGTGAGCGTGATTTCAAATGAAGGTGATAAATTTCTAATCACAGGCCCATTAAACGAAGGTGATAGTATTGTTCTCGGAAATTTAAATGGACTTTCTGATGGACAGCCTTGGGACCAATAG